From the genome of Candidatus Wallbacteria bacterium:
TTCTTCGTAATGGCAAAATAATAGCTGGAAAGCCCGCCGTATCTGCCGAGAGTTTTCCATACATCAGTAGCTTTCTTGAGCGGGTTTGTCTTGTCGCATTGATAAAGTTTCCTGAGAGGACTCAGGGATATCGGGAAGGTGTTGATTTTGGTTGAAGGCATGATATGGATGGAGTTCTCAAGATAGTCGATGATCGTGAACTGGTTCCCAGTGATGGTTCCGATTTCAGAGCCAGCCGGTAACTCTTCCTGCATTTTCCTTAAAGCCACATCAAACGACTGTTCCAGCTTGCTCATTGACAGACTCATGAGATCGTACAAGGCTTCAATGGCAATGCGCTTAAAAATTCCGTCTTTGTAGCAATACTTGATTTTGTCTTCATCCGCGCAATCCGGCCTGATACCTTCGATGAAATCTTCATAGCTGTATGATTGGTGAAATGTGATGAACTGGATTATTCCTTTAGCCGCCAGGTCGTCAAATTCGGCTTTTAGAATTTTTCTGCCTTTTTTCTTTTCATTGGCATAGCCTTTGCCATTAATGATATTCAGCGCTTTGTTGACTGTGTTGTAAGTTTTTCCGGTGCCGGGAGGGCCGTACAGGATGACATTGAGATCATCTTCGAGAATTTCAATATCATCTTCAACCGTGCAATTATCTGCCGCTGTCTCGTCGTCATTGTCTTGCGGAATATCCTCAGAATCAAAATCAACCAGGTTTTCTTTTTTCATCAGAGAATCCCTCACTTTGTTGTAAAAGTTCTCGGTTATTTCAAACAGGCTGTCCTGAACTGATCCTTTCTTAATTTCCTTGCTGATGCCTTTGAGAGACACGCACTTGCCGTCAACGATAAGCAAATCATCAACATCCACACGCTCTGCCATCGAATCCGGATTGTCTTTGAAAAAATTGTCTGTAAAATCTTGATAAAACGCCTGTGAGTCAACTAATCTGACGATCCCGTTGTCAAACTTATGAATTTTTTCATCGACTGTCCTGGAGATGCTGTCTGTATGATCTCCGGGTTTTCTGGGCTCAGCAACAGTAGCTGTTCCATAGAAAAGAGTGCCGCCCTCTGCTACCTTGATCACCAGAAAGTCGCCAGGCTTAACTTCCTTCATGGCTTTCCAGTGCCTTGTAACCGAAGCTTTATCGTCCTTATTGTAATCATAACCCATGATGCATGTTTTGATTTCTACTGCATGATCAAAATATTCGGGATAGATTTTAAAGCACCAATATCTGGGTTGCTGGTTTTCCCTCCATGCGTCATAGGAGATTTGATAAAAAGGTATGTTTGGGAGTTTTTCCCTGGCTGCTTTGATGATTTCTGCATAAGACGAAAAATCAGAGTAAGAAGATTCGATACCTCGTTTCTTAAGGTACGGCATCGTGTTGGCATCCAGCGAGAGATAAGTATCAGGCTTCACCCAGAACATGGCGATCGTGAGCATCTGTTTGCCAACGCCTTTTATCTTCAGGATTGCGTTGAAATCAGCTTCAACAGGCTCATTCTTCAGCATCTTAGAATACAATGACCAGAGCCTGAGGATGTTTTGCTTTAGGTCAGTATTTTTCAGATCACCCAGCCAGGCGTTTCTGGCATCAAGAGTAGGAATACCGTTGAAATCACTGGGTAGTGGCGAGGTGATATTCAATAGAGGTCTAAGAGCTTGCAGGATTTCGCTCCGTTTCTGGTGGCCATGTTTGATGATCAAGGAAAGGAAAGTGAAAGGATCAATCATATCCAGGTGCAGCTCATCTGCAGTGTTTCCAATGCTGACATCACATTTCTTCAAAAACTCGATCAATTTTCCACTGTTATTCTGATAAGGTAGAAGCTTTTCCGACATTTCTTTGAAGAAAGGAACCCAGGTAAAGCCCATGAATACCTCTGATTTTTTTTATCGATTTTAGCTTGGAATTGCTTCCGGATTAGTGAGGATAGTATAGCATTTTAATTGGATTGTTTCATTTACCCTTTTTAATAGCCAAGGCTTTGCAGATTCCGATTGTTTTGATATCATGCTTAAAACGGCTGGAGATGGCAATATGAGTTACAAAGTCAGCGTGATCCTCGAAAAAGATGATTCCGGATATTACATCTTCTGCCCTGAGCTCAAAGGGTGCCACAGCCAGGGAGACACAGTCGAAGAAGCTCTTGCCAATATCAGGGAAGCGATCGACCTTTACATTGAAACGCTTGATGATGAAGAGAAACGCACCCTGCTCAGCCGGGAAATTCTCACCACATCTCTGGAAGTAAAAGTTGCCTAAGCAGGTCTCATTAACTGCGGCTCAGGCTGAATCCATTCTTTTGAAAGCCGGATTTGTGCTGATCCGTACTAAAGGTAGCCATCGAATTTATCAGAAAGGCAAAGAGCGCTTTGTGATCCCATTCCACGGGAAAAAATCCCTGCATCCCAAAATCGTCACACAGTTGCTGGAAATCACTACTGACTGAGAAATGAATCGGTGGAAATTCCATTGATCTGGACCTTAAAGCAACTAACGAGGAATTCTCGGCAGTTCGCCAGGAAAGGGGCAGGATGCTGAAAGTACATTTTTCCATGCATTTTGGCGGGAGAACCTGGCCAGGACCTGCTGCTGATGGACCTGAGTTCGGGGTGGCCCGGGTTGGCATGGGTGGTCTGCTCGGACTGCTGGAAACAAAACTAGGACTTTCCGGAGAGTATCAACCAGATCTTCTGCGTGCTGCAGCGCTTGTCTCTAATCTTGGAAAAGATGCTTTCTATTCAGCTTCTGCAGAAGTCGACAGGCTGGGAACTGCCAGGCACCTGCTCAGAATCCGCGATTTTCTGATGCTGCATGGCTGGAAGGGGGAACAGGCAGGTAAACGGCTATCCGAACTCAGGGATGTCTGCCATGATCTGCCACTGGGTACTCCTGACCGCCTGAATGCAGTGCTGGACAGGATGAGGGTTCTTAACTCTGGTATCAGTGAAATCCTCTGCTATGATCCAGTTGAGCATCTGCCAGCTCTCTGGAAGAAAACCTTTGAATGCCTGAAAGATCATGGAACTATCATTACTTCAGTCGAATATACTCAGGTGAAGTCTTCCGGGGATCTGGGACTTGTTAAGTCTCGTAAGGATGGGATTGTCAAAGATGGCACAATCCAGCTCCTGCGATGCTCCCTTTCACAGGCTGCTGATCATGTAGCTGCCTTTATCTCCACGCTGCCTGAAGGCGAAACCTGCCTCATAATTACTCCTGACGACATTCTGGATTCGTCGCTTGCCGGTTTTGGATTGCCGGTTTCAGGTGTGAACGCTGAAGCTGACGATGATCCGCTTACTTCCATATTGCCGCTGGTTTTCCAGCTTGCTGAAAGTCCTCCTGAACCTCGACGGGTAATGGAATTCCTGGCTCTGCCTGATGCTCCCCTGCACCCCGGACTGCGACACAAGTTGGCTGACGCCATGCAGAAGTGGCCTGCAGCAGGCAGCCCTGAATGGGAAGTAGCAGTTCAAAATGGTCTTGATATGATTTCTTCAAAGAAGGGATCTGATAGAGCCGAACAGCAGAAGCACATACTTAGAAGTATTTTCCTTGCTGGTGCTGAAGGTGGGAACTTTTCTGCAGTTGAGATTAAAACTCGCTGCAGCCTGGTGCGTGAATGGGCAAAAGATAGAAGTCATTCTGTTCCGGATACCCGGTATTTCCGTGTCATCAACCAATGCGACTATCTGGAAGATCTGGCTGAACTGACTGGCAGTAAAAGCTTTTCACAACCCGAACTCGTCAAACTTCTTTCCTGGTCAAGAGCCATGCTTGATAAACCTTCAGCCAGGCTGGCGCAGGCAGGCCTGGAATGGATATCAGAACCTGGCGCAATGATGGCTCCAGCTGACAATATCGTCTGGTGGAATTTTTCCGCAGATGCTGTCAGAAAGCCCTTTGACGCAGGACTTACTGAACAGGAGCTAGATGATTTAACAAAAGCAGGTGTGCATATTCCTCAGCCAGCGGAGATAGCCGGACAAGATGGTGACTCCTGGCATCTGCCGATCGATCTCTGCAGAAAGCGGCTGTTTTTTGTCTGCCCATTGCGTGACAGAGCTGGAGAAGTGACAAGTCATCATCCGCTCTGGGATATGCTGGGGATTAAGCATATTGAGCTGGAAACATTGACTGTTGAACGTCCCTTACTAGCATCCAAGGCAGGAATGACTAAAGCAGATTTGCGACCTTTGCCGGAAGCGATCAGAACTTTCAGACCCGGAATTGAAATCAAGCCTCGCGAACATGATTCACCTGACAGTATCAGCAGACTGATTCAATGCCCGATGAAATGGGTGCTGGAGTATAAAGCCGGACTTTCAGCAGGTATAGGTACAGGCCTGCCGGATTTCGCGATTGTGCAGGGAAATCTGGCGCATCACCTGATAGAGAAATGTCTTCAGTCTGTAGTCAAACCAGCACAGGCTGAGCGGACTGCCGAACAGATTTTTGACAAAGAAGCGCCATTCCTGGTGGCTGAGCTTTTCCTAAAAGGAAATGAATCCCTTCTTACTGCTACCAGACGCAGGATTGCCAGGTCTGCTTCAGTGCTGACAGATTTCATAGCTGCGACAGGTCTGAAACTCAAGCAGATAGAGCGCGAGGTAAGCAGAATCATAGATGGAATCAACCTGCAGGGACGGGTGGATATTTTGCTGGGGGAACCGGAAATCGTGATTGACATCAAATCAGGCAAGTTGAACTTTTACGCTGATCATCTGGCTGACGGACTTGCCTGCCAGCTGACTGCATACGGGAAGATGCTGGAGAAAAAAGGAAAATTTCCTGTACTCGGGTATTTCTCGGTTAAGGATCAGAGACTGTGCCTGAACCGACCAGGGTTTACGGGCGCAGTACATGCAGCTTCTCCTTCGGATGATATGATGTGGCAGATTCTGTCCGCAACTTTCCACGCCGGTCTTCAGAGACTTGCTGCAGGTGAAGTCATTGCCGCAGGGAATGGAACAGAAGATGAAGTCATTGAAAAAGACCGTATCAATGGAAACGAGCTGTGCCTGACTTCGCAATGCGATTACTGCAACTTCGGCATTCTCTGCGGGAATTCATTCAGGGAGGCCTTATGAGCGGGATACTTTCCCGAATCAGGATCACTTCGGCAGGCGCAGGCACAGGCAAAACCGAGTATCTGAGCAAGCTCCTGGAAGACAGGATCAAAAGCGGAAAGGCCAGTCCTGAGCGCATTGTGGCAGTCACATTTACCAACCGGGCGGCAACTGAATTGAAAGAACGTGTCAGGAGCAAGCTGTTCGGTGCCGGGCTCAACAGGGAAGCATTGATGATGGAAGGAGCCTTGATTGGCACAGTAAACGCTGTCTGCAGCAGGCTGGTGCAGCGCTCTGCCTTTGAGCTGGGGCTTTCGCCTGAAATGACCGTGATCGACGAAGCAAAGTCTGAAGAGATGCTGCTTAGAGCCATTGGCAGCACTCAGGAAGATGACAAAGTTGAAACTCTTCTGGAAATAGCCGGAAGAACCAGGATCGAATGGGGAGATAAGTTACGGCAGATTGTTAACTCAGCACTTTCATATGATATTCAGCCAGATCAGTTTCAGGCATTCGCCAGGCAAAGTATTGATTCGCTGATGGAATTGTTCCCAGAGACGGTTATGGAGAAGACAGAGAAAAAGCTCATCCAGGCTGGAGAGATGTTTTTTAAGCAGCTCGAAGAAATCCAGGATGAGACAAAGGGCACCAGGGCTGTTGCCGATGAACTGCAGAAATGTCTGGAAATCCTGCGAGCAGACAAAGAACTGACTTGGTCTGAGTGGGCGAATCTGGCTAGACTCAGTCCATGCAAAAAATCAGCAGAGTCTTTTGAACCAGTTAGAATTGCAGCATCTTATCATACCCGCAATCCTAGATTCAGACAGGATTTGCAGGAATTGATTTCAATTCTGTTTGAGATGGCAGAAAAGGCTTTGACTAATTATCAGGAAGAAAAAGCTACCCAGGGTGCGCTTGACTTCAGGGATCAGGAACTGCTGGCACTAAGGCTTCTCTCCAATCCGGAAACCAGGAGAAGACTTTCAGGTAGCCTGGATCTGGTTCTAGTTGATGAGTTCCAGGATACCAGCCCGATCCAGCTCGCAGTGTTTCTCAGGCTGGCAGAACTTGCTGCCGAAAGTGTCTGGGTTGGTGACCGCAAGCAGGCCATCTATGCGTTTCGTGGCACTGACCCTCAACTGATGGAAGCAGCGGTTGATGAAATCACAAGAGCAGGAAAAACAGAAACATTAAGTTGCTGCTATCGGAGCAGGCCTGAACTGGTCAATCTTTATACTTCCATCTTTACCAGGTCGCTCAAGAAGCAGGGCTTTTCAGCAGAGAGCATCCTGCTGAAACCTGGCCGCGACAAAGTCACACTTCCTCCACCAGTGGAAATGTGGTGGCTGGATACTAAAAATAAAGGCGAGGATTATCTGGCTCTGGCTGACTGCCTGCAGAAATTTTTGGCTTCAGAACCTGAAGTCTGTGGTATGGATGAAAAACTGCGCAAAGCGACACCAGGCGATATCGCCATACTCTGCCGCACAAATGCCGAGTGCAGTGAGATAGCCATGGCCTTGAAAAGCGCTGGTATCCCTGCCTGTATCCCTGAATCAGGCTTATGTGCAACACTTGAATCCATGGTGATTTGCGCAGGGTTAAGACTATGGGCAGACTCCCATGATACCCTGGCTGCTGCAGAACTTTGCCGTTTGCTCGACTACGCTGGCAAGGAAGACCAGCTTCTGAAAGATCTGCTGGAGAATCCTGATGGCGCAAGCCTGATGCAGAATCCCATTGTCTCGAAGATCGCAGAAGATTCCAGGGTGAGCAAGATTACAGGCGTTCTTCCTGTTTTTGACAGAGTCATGGAACTCCTGGATATAAGAAAACTTTGCCTGGAATGGGGCGATACAGACAGGCGGCTTGCCAACCTGGACGCACTGCGCGCGCTTGCAGTGGCCTATGTGGGTGAATTCTCTTCATCCGGAAACGGTGTGCTTGTTCCAGGATTTATTCAATATCTGACAGAGCTGCAGCAGAGCGGGGAAGACGAAAAGCCATTGATCGCTGGCGCTGACCTGTTGACAGTATCAACCCGGCATAAAGCCAAGGGCCTGGAATGGCGTGTAGTAGTGCTCTATGACTCAGCGCATCAGAATAAGTTCCCCGGGCTTGGAGTAAAAGTTGAGAATAAGGGCAAATTCGATTTCAGTGATCCCCTGGCAGGGCACTGGATCAGATACTGGGACTCCCCTTATGGCGATTTGAAGACAACTCGATTTCACGAAAAAGTGGCAGAGCACAGTTTCAACCTGGAAGCAAACGAACGCAAAGAAGCAGAAGAACTGCGCGTTCTGTATGTCGCATTCACCAGAGCCAGGGATTATCTGATCCTGGCTGCCAGACCCGGCAAGCTGAACAAAGGCCTGTTCGGACAGCTGCTGGATAGCGACGGCCAACCTTTGATCTCAGAGCCTGTTGCCGGTAAAGTCTGCTGGGCTGGATGCACGGTTGAAGTAACTGAACGCACGGGTGCTGAGCCCGAATTTGTGGAAACGAAGAGAGACCCTGGAGTGGATTATAAAAAACCAGGACAAAAGGAGTTTCCTGCTGCTTTTGTTCAGCCGTCACTTCTGGAAGGGGAGCCTGCTGAAATTGTTGAGACGCTAAAGCTGGGAGAACCTATCGTACTCCCTGAGGATGCCAAACCTGATTTGTGCGGTAAGATTTTTCATGCTTTCTTTGCTGTGGATTCTACCGGCATAACAGACGATCTGCGGAGCAAAATCGCAGCTGATCTAATTAGGAATCATAACCTTGATAAGGCGGTCTTGCCTGAACAGATTACGAAAGCAGCGCAACACTTAAGAGAATGGATCTGCAAATCTTTCGCAGATGCTATAAAGCACACCGAGATGCCGTTGGCTTGCCGCCTGGAAACTGGTAGCATTTTGCGTGGAGTTGCGGATCTTATTCTGGAGACTGAAGCAGGATTCGTGATCATAGACCATAAAGTAATTTCTGGTGATGCAAAGAATCTCACCGGCAAAATCTGTTCCTTTGGACCGCAGCTTGCAGCCTACAAGCAGACAATCCAGGCAGCGACTGGGAAGAAGGTACTTTCAATGTGGATACACCTGCCGCTGGCAGGATTGATGTATAAGGTGGAAACGGCACTGCATCAGGCAGCACCTTCAAGTTGCTGAATCACCTGTTTTCAGGATCCCGCTCAGCGCAGATCGCCACTCTGCCGTAATTTCCATGGATCGGCCGCCAGACCACCATCCTGCGTGTTGAGGAATTGTCTACAGTCCACCAGTTGCCATAGACATCCTTGCAGACAACGATCCCGACATGATCCGGATCATTTCCCTCACCCCAGAATACCACGTCTCCGGCTTTGTATTGAGGCAGCTGAACATGATTCCAGTGAAGCCTGTCTGTGAGATGCGCCCTGAGCCCCTCGCAGCTTATGAGCGTGTTTTTCAACCTGCCGGCTTTTTTCAAAATCGCTGATGTCACAGCCGCACAGGCCAGCACTCCCTGCCTGGTGTCCGGAGTATGCACATTCACTCCATAAACTTTATCCGTGCATCCCACTGCTTTCAAAGCAAAGTAGGCTACTTCCATTGTGCCTTTCGGACCTTTTTTTTCCAGGGCTTCCTTTCCGCTTTTCAGCAGTATTTTTTCGATCATCTCTGAGGTGGAGGAATTCGCCTGCTTAAGATACTCGTTATCCTCCCCGAGATGCGCCTTGAACTGACTGATTGATGCTGAGATGCTGTTCAGGTATCTGCTCAGCCGCTTTCTGTCGGAAGGTCCGAGCAGATCCGGCTGATCAGCATTCATCCGGTCGAGGTAATCCATGACAGCCTGCATCTCATACAACTCACTGTATCCGGGGATCATCCGCTCTAACAACCTGATGCCAAGTTTTTCCAGCGCAGGGTTCAGCTGTGAATTCAGGCTGGTTATTTCATTCATCTGATCAGCCAGCTTGCTTTCCAAAGCTTTATCCGCTGCTGATAAAACATTCAGATGAAGCATGCAGATGAAAGCAAGGCAGAATGGAATCGTGATGGATTTCAAATTGATTTTTTCCATTGCTGTTAAAATGGCCATAAAGATAATGTTATCAGGAAAAATTGCTGAGTAAAATATTTTGTGGCCAAGATCTGATCCTTTTTCTTCATAATCATCATAATAAAATCCATCTGTTATCCCTTGTTGCAGGTTGAAGCAGGATGNNNNNNNNNNTAAACAATAAGTCTGAAGGGGGAACCATGAAAAAAAATGGCACTGACAAAGTCCTGGAAGGGAAAATGGAGCGCAGCCTGGAACAGTATCGCGACATAGTCGGCGATAATTGCCTTGACCAGCTGAAAGATATTGCCAGGCACCTGAGCGGGAAGAGCATTGTGCACGTGAATTCCACCAGGGCAGGCGGCGGAGTGGCCGAAATTCTCAACTGGCTGGTGGCATTCATGGCTGAGCTTGGCCTGAAGGCCTCCTGGGAAGTGATAGACGGCACTGACGAATTTTTCCGCGTGACCAAGATGTTCCACAACGGACTGCAGGGTAATGATGTGCCTTTCACGGAAACCGAGCGGAAAATATACGAGCAGAACGCGGTCAGGAACGCGGAGAAACTGCGGGCAAAGCTGGAAGCTGCTGACTATGTCTTTATCCATGATCCGCAGCCCGCACATCTGATCAACCTCTGCCCGAACAGGAAGGGCAAATGGGTCTGGCGCTGCCACATCGATGCCAGTAATCCTGACCCAAAAGTCTGGAATTACCTGAGTAAAATTGTGGCCCCTTTTGACGCCAGCATTTTTTCCATGCCTGAATTCGCCCGGAAACTGCCTCATTCTCAATTCATCATTGCGCCCAGCATAGACCCTTTGAGCGAAAAGAACAGGGAGATGAGTTCAGGCGAAGTTGATGAACTGATGACCAGATACAGCATCAGCCGCGATTTGCCCCTGATCACCCAGGTTTCCAGATTCGACAGATTCAAGGATCCGCTTGGAGTAGTGGAAGCTTTCAAGATCGTGCGCAGGGATTTTCCCTGCCGCCTGATCCTGGCCGGCGCCGGGGCTGCGGACGACCCTGAAGGCAGCGCCGTGCATGCCGAGGTCCTGAAGGCAGTGGGAAGAATGCCTGACGTGATGGTGATGATGCTGCCTGAAGATGCGCTGTTCATCAATGCCCTGCAGCGGGCCTCCGCGATCGTGGTGCAGAAGTCGGTCAAGGAGGGCTTCGGGCTCACAGTGACTGAAGCGCTCTGGAAGAAAAAGCCGGTGATCGGCGGCAACACAGGAGGCATCAAAATCCAGGTCAAGAACTATGAGACAGGATTCCTGGTCAACACGCCGCAGGAAGCAGCGGACAGGATCAGGGAGCTGCTGAAGAACCCTGAAATGATCGGGAAAATCGGAGAAAAAGCCCACTGGTATGTTCGGGAGAATTTCCTGCTCACCAGGCAACTGCGGGACTACATGTCACTGATTTCCGGATTCACTCAAGGATTTGCCTCGTATTTAAAACAAGTTTGAAATATGAGCCTCTTGTCTTAAGATTAGAGGCTCATATAATATACAAGTCAAAAGGGGGGCTGATGGAGAAAATATCCGGATGCTTGTTACTGATCTCAATCGCGGTTTCCCTGTTCCTAGTCACAGGCTGCGGTGGCGAAGAGCAGGCAGCTTCTCCCGGGCCTGTGGAAGCAGTTCAGACTTCCCAGGAGTCAAGCGGTGAAATCACGCTGGTCTACTGGAGGCATCATTACACACCTGAAAAGATAGCCATTGACAAGCTGATTGCGGAATATGAAGCGCAAAACCCTGGCGTGAAAATTGTCTTCAACACCCTGTCATACGATACATATGTCAGCAAGCTGGTGGCCTCGATCGCGGCAGGGGAGGGGCCTGACATCATCAATATTCACAACAGCTGGGCCTATCAGTATGTGAAAAGCGGACTTCTCACGCCTGTACCGCCTGAAATCATGACTACAGCGGATATAGAACGGGATTTCTTCCCCCTGCTTTCCAGTTTCAAGAAGTACGACTCATATTACGGGCTGGCCATAGGGGCGAGCAATCTGGCCCTTTATTACAACACAAAGCTTTTCCGCGAGGCAGGACTCGATCCTGACCGCCCGCCCCAGACCTGGGAAGAGATGATGGAATCTGCCGCCAAAATCACCAGGCACGACGAACATGGAAGGCTGCAGGTGGCCGGAGCTGCGATCGGGCAGCCGCAGGGCCAGGCCTGGAATTACCTGACCGACTGCCTGATCCCGCAGAACGACTGCGGAAGCCTGGACAGTGATGAGAACCATGTGCTCTGGGACTCCAGGTCAGGCTACGAAGCCATGGAATACATGATGGGATTCTGCAAAAACAATTACTATTCCTACATGTTCCTGCCGCCGTACGAAGCTTTCCGCCTGGGCCGCGCAGGCATGCTGATCGACGGAAGCTGGGCGATCTCTCAACTCAAGCGCGACACTCCTCCTGATTTCGAATACAGGATCGCGCCGATCCCGCATCACAAAAAACAGGTAGTCTATGGCACTTACTGGGCCAACTGCGTGACCAAAAAGGCCACAGGCAGGGCCAGGCTGGAAGCCTGGAAATTCGTGAAATTCATCACTTCCAAGGAAACAATGCTGAAATGGGTGGACTGGGTCGGTGAACTGCCCATGCGGCAGGAAGCAGCCATGGATCCGGAACTGAGGAAAAAATACCCGCAGCTTTCCGCCTTCCTGGACCAGATGCCCTATACTTACGCTTCGCTGAAGAAAGACGAGGGCAGGTACAAGCAGGAAATAGAGCTGGCCATCGAGCGTGTGTTGCTGCTTCATTACACTCCTGAACAGTCGATCTCGCAGGCTGCGCAGGAAATCAACCGGATGCTCGCGGCAAATTGAAGGGGGAGGACAGATGAACAGATTTTTTGAAATGGAAGATAAGACGCGCCGCATGTTCTGGGGTATGCTTTTCATCCTGCCTGCAGTTGTTTATTTTATCTGCCTGAACATCTGGCCCATGTTTTACTCATTCTTTCTGAGCTTCAACGACTGGAACCTTCTCAATCCAGATAAGAATTTCGTTTTTCTGAATAATTATTTCGCCCTGCTCCACGATACAGTCTTCCTGAGATGCCTGATCAACAATTTCTGCTACACTCTGGTGGCGGTTCCGGTCGGGCTCGTGCTGTCCCTTGCCATCGCCCTATTGCTTAATTCAGGCATCCGCTGGCTCGGGCTTTTCCGCTTCATGATCTTCATGCCTGTGATCACCTCAGGCATTGCAGCCGGCTATATCTGGATGTGGCTGTATGAACCGACCTTCGGACTGATCAATCACCTGCTTTCATTCGTGCACCTGCAATGCCCGTTTCTGCTCAGCCCGTATACAGCGCTTGCTTCGATCGCCCTGATGACTGTCTGGAAAAGCCTGGGATTCCAGGTGGTGATTCTCCTGGCAGGCCTGACCACGATCCCTGACTCGATTTACCAGGCTGCGGAAATGGATGGAGCTACCGGTTTCCGGCGCTTCTGGCATGTCACTCTGCCACTCCTCAATCCGACCATGGTGTTTCTTTCAGTGATGGGGGTGATGAACGGGCTGCAGCTCTTCGGCGAGATCTTTGTGATGGCTCCCAACGGCGGCCCGCTGAACAGCACCAGGACAGTGGTCTTCCACATCCAGCAGACAGCCTTCAGGTCATACCAGATGGGCTACGGCTCTGCCATGACCTTTGTGCTGTTCGCGATCATCCTGGCAGTGACAGTGTTCCAGATGAAAGTACTGACCAAGAAATTCGAATACTAAGAAGCAGCCAAAACGAAGATGTTTAAATAAGCTGAGGTGAAACATGGAATCCAAACTGAAAAAATTCTCCATCTACCTTGCTCTTTCAGGCATCGCCTTTCTAATGGTTTTCCCCTTTC
Proteins encoded in this window:
- a CDS encoding UvrD-helicase domain-containing protein, which codes for MSGILSRIRITSAGAGTGKTEYLSKLLEDRIKSGKASPERIVAVTFTNRAATELKERVRSKLFGAGLNREALMMEGALIGTVNAVCSRLVQRSAFELGLSPEMTVIDEAKSEEMLLRAIGSTQEDDKVETLLEIAGRTRIEWGDKLRQIVNSALSYDIQPDQFQAFARQSIDSLMELFPETVMEKTEKKLIQAGEMFFKQLEEIQDETKGTRAVADELQKCLEILRADKELTWSEWANLARLSPCKKSAESFEPVRIAASYHTRNPRFRQDLQELISILFEMAEKALTNYQEEKATQGALDFRDQELLALRLLSNPETRRRLSGSLDLVLVDEFQDTSPIQLAVFLRLAELAAESVWVGDRKQAIYAFRGTDPQLMEAAVDEITRAGKTETLSCCYRSRPELVNLYTSIFTRSLKKQGFSAESILLKPGRDKVTLPPPVEMWWLDTKNKGEDYLALADCLQKFLASEPEVCGMDEKLRKATPGDIAILCRTNAECSEIAMALKSAGIPACIPESGLCATLESMVICAGLRLWADSHDTLAAAELCRLLDYAGKEDQLLKDLLENPDGASLMQNPIVSKIAEDSRVSKITGVLPVFDRVMELLDIRKLCLEWGDTDRRLANLDALRALAVAYVGEFSSSGNGVLVPGFIQYLTELQQSGEDEKPLIAGADLLTVSTRHKAKGLEWRVVVLYDSAHQNKFPGLGVKVENKGKFDFSDPLAGHWIRYWDSPYGDLKTTRFHEKVAEHSFNLEANERKEAEELRVLYVAFTRARDYLILAARPGKLNKGLFGQLLDSDGQPLISEPVAGKVCWAGCTVEVTERTGAEPEFVETKRDPGVDYKKPGQKEFPAAFVQPSLLEGEPAEIVETLKLGEPIVLPEDAKPDLCGKIFHAFFAVDSTGITDDLRSKIAADLIRNHNLDKAVLPEQITKAAQHLREWICKSFADAIKHTEMPLACRLETGSILRGVADLILETEAGFVIIDHKVISGDAKNLTGKICSFGPQLAAYKQTIQAATGKKVLSMWIHLPLAGLMYKVETALHQAAPSSC
- a CDS encoding ABC transporter substrate-binding protein produces the protein MEKISGCLLLISIAVSLFLVTGCGGEEQAASPGPVEAVQTSQESSGEITLVYWRHHYTPEKIAIDKLIAEYEAQNPGVKIVFNTLSYDTYVSKLVASIAAGEGPDIINIHNSWAYQYVKSGLLTPVPPEIMTTADIERDFFPLLSSFKKYDSYYGLAIGASNLALYYNTKLFREAGLDPDRPPQTWEEMMESAAKITRHDEHGRLQVAGAAIGQPQGQAWNYLTDCLIPQNDCGSLDSDENHVLWDSRSGYEAMEYMMGFCKNNYYSYMFLPPYEAFRLGRAGMLIDGSWAISQLKRDTPPDFEYRIAPIPHHKKQVVYGTYWANCVTKKATGRARLEAWKFVKFITSKETMLKWVDWVGELPMRQEAAMDPELRKKYPQLSAFLDQMPYTYASLKKDEGRYKQEIELAIERVLLLHYTPEQSISQAAQEINRMLAAN
- a CDS encoding sugar ABC transporter permease; the protein is MNRFFEMEDKTRRMFWGMLFILPAVVYFICLNIWPMFYSFFLSFNDWNLLNPDKNFVFLNNYFALLHDTVFLRCLINNFCYTLVAVPVGLVLSLAIALLLNSGIRWLGLFRFMIFMPVITSGIAAGYIWMWLYEPTFGLINHLLSFVHLQCPFLLSPYTALASIALMTVWKSLGFQVVILLAGLTTIPDSIYQAAEMDGATGFRRFWHVTLPLLNPTMVFLSVMGVMNGLQLFGEIFVMAPNGGPLNSTRTVVFHIQQTAFRSYQMGYGSAMTFVLFAIILAVTVFQMKVLTKKFEY
- a CDS encoding glycosyltransferase, whose product is MERSLEQYRDIVGDNCLDQLKDIARHLSGKSIVHVNSTRAGGGVAEILNWLVAFMAELGLKASWEVIDGTDEFFRVTKMFHNGLQGNDVPFTETERKIYEQNAVRNAEKLRAKLEAADYVFIHDPQPAHLINLCPNRKGKWVWRCHIDASNPDPKVWNYLSKIVAPFDASIFSMPEFARKLPHSQFIIAPSIDPLSEKNREMSSGEVDELMTRYSISRDLPLITQVSRFDRFKDPLGVVEAFKIVRRDFPCRLILAGAGAADDPEGSAVHAEVLKAVGRMPDVMVMMLPEDALFINALQRASAIVVQKSVKEGFGLTVTEALWKKKPVIGGNTGGIKIQVKNYETGFLVNTPQEAADRIRELLKNPEMIGKIGEKAHWYVRENFLLTRQLRDYMSLISGFTQGFASYLKQV